In Candidatus Desulfofervidus auxilii, one genomic interval encodes:
- the mnhG gene encoding monovalent cation/H(+) antiporter subunit G has translation MELIVKILLILSLFFFTTATIGFLRFPDFYSRMHATGKGDTLGILLALLGLAIYHLEHDFSWPGIVIAIKLIFIAVFWFLGGPTATHALLRSAFDTGIMPWTKDGRPVIEWPPKRGR, from the coding sequence ATGGAATTAATTGTTAAAATTCTATTAATACTAAGTTTATTTTTCTTTACAACAGCAACAATTGGTTTTTTACGTTTTCCAGATTTTTACTCTCGTATGCATGCTACAGGTAAAGGTGATACATTAGGCATTCTTTTAGCCTTATTGGGTCTTGCTATTTATCATCTAGAACATGATTTTTCTTGGCCAGGTATAGTTATAGCTATAAAACTTATTTTTATTGCTGTTTTTTGGTTCCTTGGTGGCCCAACGGCTACCCATGCTTTATTACGTTCAGCTTTTGATACTGGAATAATGCCTTGGACAAAAGATGGAAGGCCTGTTATTGAATGGCCACCAAAAAGGGGGAGATAA
- a CDS encoding monovalent cation/H+ antiporter complex subunit F — MESFFIGVGIYLGVLIFICFYRIAFGPTVYDRVISVSFIGTMTVVLLVLMGFIFKRIDMFVDISLMYALLNFIGTLVFAKYFVKKKGAK, encoded by the coding sequence ATGGAATCATTCTTTATTGGTGTAGGAATATATTTGGGAGTTTTAATCTTTATTTGTTTCTATCGTATTGCTTTTGGTCCTACTGTTTATGACAGAGTTATTAGTGTTAGTTTTATTGGTACTATGACAGTGGTTTTGCTTGTTCTTATGGGTTTTATCTTTAAGAGAATAGATATGTTTGTAGATATTTCACTTATGTATGCTCTTTTGAATTTTATTGGAACTTTGGTCTTTGCTAAGTATTTTGTCAAAAAGAAGGGGGCTAAATAA
- a CDS encoding universal stress protein: MPQKILVAIDGSEPSMKAVRYVGETLGCKDTKITLFSVLPEMPKELDDLLGPDYVSVVPHIKERLGDLEQIRLKQEEEMKKALEKAKDLLKEIGVPEKNIEIAVRRKKEGIAKDILREVESGGYDTVVVGRRGITGAFFFGSVSDKVVKYAHNCAVWVID; encoded by the coding sequence ATGCCCCAAAAAATATTAGTGGCTATTGATGGTTCAGAACCTTCTATGAAGGCAGTAAGATATGTAGGTGAGACATTAGGGTGCAAGGATACAAAAATAACTTTATTTTCAGTTTTACCTGAGATGCCTAAAGAATTGGATGATTTATTAGGTCCAGATTATGTAAGTGTTGTGCCTCATATAAAGGAAAGGTTAGGTGATTTAGAACAAATAAGGTTAAAACAAGAAGAAGAAATGAAAAAGGCTTTGGAAAAAGCTAAAGACTTACTTAAAGAAATTGGTGTTCCAGAAAAAAATATAGAAATAGCAGTTAGGAGAAAAAAAGAAGGTATTGCTAAAGATATTTTACGTGAAGTTGAAAGTGGGGGTTATGATACAGTTGTTGTTGGTAGGCGGGGTATAACAGGGGCATTTTTCTTTGGTAGTGTTTCAGATAAGGTTGTAAAATATGCACATAACTGTGCAGTTTGGGTCATAGATTAA
- a CDS encoding FAD:protein FMN transferase, with translation MKEYLKDLNNYLDRRHFLKTLGILSISLFVPKSFSAPLEIIKFNKKLYKLEETQALMGTFVTITVLDPSRTKAEEAIAKGFNEIKRLINIFNRFSDGTVVSELNKKGIVKYIPTEMKTVIEKSFHYYNLTYGNFDITVKPLVDLFKETFASTGNPPSLKQVKDALNLIGMEKISYRDKEIKFLKTGMGITLDGIAKGYIVDRVALLMKKLKVTHALINAGGDIRAVGKKSWRIAIRDPFDHQKYVDIIELKENAIATSGNYEVYFDREKIYHHIVNPHTGYSPTKVVSVSIVAKSTIEADALSTAVSVFGPIKGKHFIEKLPNIEGLIITKNNLKLYSRGWKSYA, from the coding sequence ATGAAAGAATATCTAAAGGATTTAAATAATTATTTAGATAGAAGGCATTTTTTAAAAACTTTAGGTATATTAAGTATAAGTCTTTTTGTACCTAAATCTTTTTCAGCCCCTTTAGAAATCATAAAGTTCAATAAAAAACTCTATAAATTAGAGGAGACACAAGCTTTAATGGGTACTTTTGTGACAATTACTGTTCTTGATCCCTCCCGTACAAAAGCTGAAGAAGCTATTGCAAAGGGATTTAATGAAATAAAAAGATTAATTAATATATTTAATCGTTTTTCTGATGGTACGGTTGTTAGTGAATTAAATAAAAAAGGTATTGTTAAATATATACCAACTGAGATGAAAACAGTTATAGAAAAATCTTTTCATTATTATAATCTTACTTATGGCAATTTTGATATTACAGTTAAGCCTTTAGTAGATTTATTTAAAGAAACATTTGCATCTACTGGTAATCCTCCAAGTTTAAAACAGGTTAAAGATGCTTTAAATTTAATAGGAATGGAAAAAATTTCTTATCGTGATAAAGAGATAAAATTTCTTAAAACAGGGATGGGTATTACTTTAGATGGTATTGCAAAGGGTTATATTGTGGATAGGGTAGCATTATTGATGAAAAAATTAAAGGTCACTCATGCCCTTATTAATGCAGGTGGTGATATTAGAGCAGTAGGTAAAAAGAGTTGGCGGATTGCCATTCGTGATCCATTTGATCATCAAAAATATGTAGATATAATTGAGCTTAAAGAAAATGCTATTGCTACCTCTGGAAATTATGAAGTATATTTTGATAGGGAAAAGATTTATCATCATATTGTTAATCCTCACACAGGTTATTCTCCTACAAAAGTTGTAAGTGTAAGCATTGTAGCAAAAAGTACCATTGAGGCTGATGCACTTTCAACAGCAGTATCGGTTTTTGGCCCTATAAAGGGAAAACACTTTATAGAAAAATTACCTAACATTGAAGGGCTAATTATTACCAAAAATAATTTAAAACTATATAGTCGTGGTTGGAAATCATATGCTTAA
- a CDS encoding SoxR reducing system RseC family protein — translation MEIKKERGVVVSISGEKAKIKLKRSMACEGCPGEGLCSMLSKRYMMLEAENPIGAIPGQEVIVSIQAERELKASFIIYAIPTISLFIGGFLGHYLKLWGNADASAALFSIIFLALSFLGIKEYSKKFSFRPVITKILAK, via the coding sequence ATGGAAATAAAAAAAGAAAGAGGAGTTGTTGTCAGTATTTCAGGGGAAAAGGCTAAAATAAAATTAAAGAGAAGTATGGCTTGTGAAGGATGTCCAGGTGAAGGTTTATGTAGCATGTTAAGCAAAAGATATATGATGCTTGAAGCAGAAAATCCTATTGGTGCTATTCCTGGTCAAGAAGTAATTGTTTCCATACAAGCAGAAAGAGAGTTAAAAGCATCTTTTATTATATATGCTATTCCTACAATAAGTTTATTTATAGGTGGATTTTTAGGACACTATTTAAAATTATGGGGAAATGCTGATGCTTCTGCTGCACTTTTTTCTATAATATTTTTGGCTTTATCATTTTTAGGAATTAAAGAATATAGCAAAAAGTTTTCTTTTAGACCTGTAATTACAAAAATTTTGGCAAAATAA
- a CDS encoding monovalent cation/H+ antiporter subunit D family protein, with protein MIEQFPALIVVTPLIMSFILFAVSWWNKRLCFPILILTLSACIVFAIGILDTVIKQGKPIHYYLGGWDPPWGIEYVIDHLNALVLVAVAVVAWLVAIYSKSAVEKELHESKLPQFYTLFLLQVTGLFGITATGDMFNLYVLLEIASFSAYAIIAMGERGADFAAFRYVIFGTIGACAYLLGVGYLYILTGSLNMADLSHLIPKLFYNKALLVGFAFFLVGVGIKMGIFPVHFWLPDAYTLAPSAVSALLAPLFTKVGAYVIIRIMFTVFDPSFSIKLYPVMDILGWIAAVGIIFACIMALAQSDLKRMFCYLIVAEMGYIVIGIASGNRLGLTGAILHIINDMFMMACLFTVAGAIMYQMGTRNIYEFRYLHRTMPITLAVFVVGALSVVGVPPACGFFSKWYLILGTIQAKKWLLLFVLLASSLINAVLFFRVIENAYLEPREAHAHAHNGGHPIVTLDRVPLNMLIAMILIAAGIILLGLFSGKIVMNIIDFAIPANL; from the coding sequence GTGATTGAACAATTCCCAGCTCTAATCGTTGTTACACCTTTAATTATGTCTTTTATTCTTTTTGCTGTTAGTTGGTGGAATAAAAGACTATGTTTTCCTATCCTTATTCTTACTCTTTCTGCCTGTATAGTTTTTGCTATTGGTATCCTTGATACTGTAATAAAACAAGGTAAACCTATTCATTATTATCTTGGTGGTTGGGATCCCCCTTGGGGTATTGAATATGTAATAGATCATTTAAATGCATTAGTATTGGTGGCTGTAGCTGTTGTAGCTTGGTTGGTTGCTATTTATTCCAAAAGTGCTGTAGAAAAAGAATTACATGAATCAAAACTGCCTCAATTTTATACTCTTTTTCTTCTTCAAGTAACAGGGCTTTTTGGTATTACTGCCACTGGTGATATGTTTAACCTCTATGTACTTTTAGAAATTGCCTCTTTCTCTGCATATGCTATCATTGCTATGGGAGAAAGGGGTGCGGATTTTGCTGCTTTTCGTTATGTAATCTTTGGTACAATTGGTGCTTGTGCTTATCTTTTAGGAGTAGGTTATCTTTATATCCTTACTGGCTCACTTAATATGGCAGATTTGTCTCATCTAATACCAAAATTATTTTATAATAAAGCATTGCTTGTTGGTTTTGCCTTTTTCTTAGTAGGTGTAGGCATAAAAATGGGTATCTTTCCAGTACATTTTTGGTTACCAGATGCATATACTTTGGCTCCTTCAGCTGTAAGTGCTTTACTTGCTCCATTGTTTACTAAAGTTGGTGCCTATGTAATTATAAGGATTATGTTTACTGTCTTTGATCCATCTTTTTCCATAAAACTTTATCCAGTAATGGATATATTAGGCTGGATAGCAGCTGTTGGTATAATATTTGCCTGTATTATGGCACTTGCTCAATCTGATTTGAAACGAATGTTTTGCTACCTAATTGTAGCAGAAATGGGTTATATTGTAATAGGCATTGCTTCTGGTAATCGGCTTGGTCTAACTGGAGCTATTTTACACATTATTAATGATATGTTTATGATGGCTTGCCTTTTCACTGTAGCTGGTGCCATCATGTATCAAATGGGTACAAGAAATATCTATGAATTTCGTTACTTACATAGAACAATGCCTATTACTTTGGCTGTCTTTGTTGTGGGGGCGCTTTCTGTAGTTGGTGTGCCACCTGCATGTGGATTTTTTAGCAAGTGGTATCTCATTTTAGGTACTATTCAAGCAAAGAAATGGTTATTATTGTTTGTACTTTTAGCTAGCAGTTTGATTAATGCTGTTTTATTTTTCCGTGTTATAGAAAATGCTTATTTAGAACCTCGTGAGGCTCATGCACATGCCCATAATGGAGGACATCCAATTGTTACTTTAGATAGAGTTCCATTAAATATGCTTATAGCAATGATATTAATTGCTGCTGGTATCATTTTATTAGGTCTATTTAGTGGAAAGATTGTAATGAATATTATTGATTTTGCCATACCAGCGAATTTATAG
- a CDS encoding DUF4040 domain-containing protein codes for MIWQFDLVLLILAVLAAIAAIEVRDLFAAAVFLGVFSFIMCMVWTEMGSVDVAFTEAAVGAGVSTAFFIAAVYKTTRRTKD; via the coding sequence ATGATTTGGCAATTTGATTTAGTGTTGTTAATTTTAGCTGTTTTAGCAGCCATAGCTGCTATTGAAGTGAGAGATCTCTTCGCAGCTGCTGTTTTTCTTGGTGTGTTTAGTTTTATCATGTGTATGGTTTGGACAGAGATGGGCTCAGTAGATGTTGCTTTTACAGAAGCAGCAGTAGGAGCAGGAGTAAGTACTGCCTTTTTTATTGCTGCTGTTTATAAAACTACAAGGAGGACAAAAGATTGA
- a CDS encoding Na+/H+ antiporter subunit E, translating into MAFIVTYIILLLFWISISGHFDVWHFGWGIICCGLVAYLSNDLLFKDIRSKDKPKEVINFIFYIPWLLYQIILANIHVAKLALHPKMHELIDPHIIKFKTKLKKELAQVTFANSITLTPGTITILIKDGYFYVHGIDRAVQEELPGEMEERIARVYLEE; encoded by the coding sequence ATGGCTTTTATTGTTACTTATATAATACTTTTGCTATTTTGGATTTCTATTTCTGGTCATTTTGATGTATGGCATTTTGGTTGGGGAATTATTTGCTGTGGTTTAGTAGCTTATCTTTCAAATGATTTACTATTTAAAGACATTAGGTCAAAAGACAAACCAAAAGAAGTGATTAACTTTATATTCTATATACCTTGGCTTCTATATCAAATTATATTGGCTAATATTCATGTTGCTAAACTTGCTTTACATCCAAAAATGCACGAATTGATTGATCCACATATAATTAAATTTAAGACAAAATTGAAAAAGGAACTTGCCCAAGTAACATTTGCCAATTCTATTACCCTTACACCTGGAACTATTACAATTCTTATAAAAGATGGATATTTTTATGTCCATGGTATTGACAGGGCTGTGCAAGAGGAGCTTCCAGGAGAAATGGAAGAGAGGATAGCTAGAGTATATCTGGAGGAATAG
- a CDS encoding cation:proton antiporter subunit C has translation MWEVILSKYNYWIYAFMLMIGFYAMMAKNNLLKKLIGMNIFQWALIFYFISIGAKKGGTVPIIPEHGHGEHHLVVHAIDYINPLPHVLMLTAIVVGVATTGIALALLIMIYRRYGTLEEDEIIEELKK, from the coding sequence ATGTGGGAAGTGATTCTAAGTAAATATAACTATTGGATTTATGCATTTATGCTTATGATTGGCTTTTATGCTATGATGGCTAAAAATAATCTTTTAAAAAAGCTCATTGGTATGAATATCTTCCAATGGGCTTTAATCTTTTACTTTATTTCTATTGGTGCAAAAAAAGGTGGAACTGTTCCAATTATTCCTGAACATGGACATGGTGAACATCACTTGGTTGTTCATGCAATTGATTATATAAATCCCTTGCCACATGTCCTCATGCTGACAGCTATTGTTGTTGGTGTGGCCACAACAGGTATTGCCCTTGCTTTGCTAATCATGATTTATAGAAGATATGGTACTTTAGAAGAAGATGAAATTATAGAGGAGTTGAAAAAGTGA
- a CDS encoding RnfABCDGE type electron transport complex subunit B, with product MEVLSATIYPMLVMGGLAAIYALGLGIASKVFYVYVDPRIGQVEELLGGANCGGCGYAGCSDCAAAIVEGKAPVNACVAVGPDKWEAIAKILGKTVEAGERKVAYIMCRGDRQKAKRRFQYMGIEDCRAAALVSGGDKECQYGCLGLGTCVKNCPFGALSMGENGIPVVDRDKCTGCGTCTRVCPRGVPKLIPESQKIATVCNSHDGPPIVKKLCEVGCLGCGVCKKVCPEKAITIENNLSVVDPSKCTLCGKCIEKCPTGAIQQILPA from the coding sequence ATGGAGGTATTAAGTGCAACCATTTATCCAATGTTAGTAATGGGGGGATTAGCTGCTATTTATGCACTTGGTTTAGGTATTGCTTCAAAGGTATTTTATGTATATGTGGATCCACGTATAGGACAAGTAGAGGAGTTGTTAGGAGGGGCAAATTGTGGTGGTTGTGGTTATGCAGGTTGCTCAGATTGTGCAGCAGCAATTGTAGAAGGTAAAGCACCAGTTAATGCTTGTGTAGCTGTTGGTCCTGATAAATGGGAGGCAATAGCTAAAATTTTGGGAAAAACTGTTGAAGCAGGTGAAAGAAAAGTGGCATATATTATGTGTCGTGGTGATAGACAAAAAGCAAAAAGGCGCTTTCAATATATGGGGATTGAGGATTGTCGTGCTGCTGCATTAGTGTCAGGTGGAGATAAAGAATGTCAATATGGATGCTTAGGTTTAGGTACATGTGTAAAGAATTGTCCATTTGGTGCTTTAAGCATGGGTGAAAATGGTATTCCAGTAGTAGATCGAGACAAATGTACAGGTTGTGGTACATGTACAAGGGTATGTCCAAGAGGAGTACCTAAGTTAATACCAGAATCCCAAAAAATAGCTACTGTATGTAATTCCCATGATGGCCCTCCAATTGTAAAGAAACTTTGTGAAGTAGGATGTTTAGGTTGTGGTGTATGTAAAAAAGTTTGTCCAGAAAAGGCAATCACAATTGAAAATAATCTTTCAGTGGTTGATCCAAGTAAATGCACATTGTGTGGAAAATGCATAGAAAAATGTCCAACTGGTGCTATTCAACAAATATTGCCTGCATAA